A single region of the Nocardioides sp. W7 genome encodes:
- a CDS encoding methyltransferase, which yields MSPRQHRTRKPRGRSRVGERFEAEVGPVAHGGHCIVRLPEPEARVVFLRHAVPGERVVLEITEGTEGDRFWRADAVEVLSASPDRVTPPCPYAGPGRCGGCDFQHVRLERQRELKTEVVREQLSRLAGLDVPVVVEAVPGDQGGLHWRTRQRYATLPDGGRAMRQHRSHRLVPVDECLLEAPAPSDHTAHGHAFQVAEDGFWQVHPGAPDVLVTAVLDALEPQPGERCLDLYAGVGLFARFLAEAVGTTGRVVAVEGDARASALSTRNVPTAVVRAGDVGEVLAASYDEPFDLVVLDPPREGARRPVVEQVVARRPRAVAYVACDPAAMARDVAIFAEHGYRLASLRAFDLFPMTHHVECVAHLVPVEA from the coding sequence GTGAGTCCTCGTCAGCACCGCACCCGCAAGCCCCGAGGCCGGTCCCGGGTGGGTGAGCGCTTCGAGGCCGAGGTCGGCCCGGTCGCGCACGGCGGCCACTGCATCGTCCGGCTGCCCGAGCCCGAGGCGCGGGTGGTGTTCCTCCGGCACGCCGTCCCGGGTGAGCGGGTGGTCCTGGAGATCACCGAGGGCACGGAGGGCGACCGGTTCTGGCGAGCTGACGCCGTCGAGGTGCTGAGCGCGTCGCCGGACCGCGTCACGCCGCCCTGCCCGTACGCCGGACCCGGTCGCTGTGGCGGCTGCGACTTCCAGCACGTGCGGCTCGAGCGCCAGCGCGAGCTGAAGACCGAGGTGGTGCGCGAGCAGCTGTCCCGGCTCGCCGGCCTCGACGTACCCGTCGTGGTGGAGGCGGTGCCGGGCGACCAGGGCGGACTGCACTGGCGCACCCGCCAGCGCTACGCCACGCTGCCGGACGGTGGCCGGGCGATGCGTCAGCACCGCTCGCACCGCCTGGTGCCGGTCGACGAGTGCCTCCTGGAGGCGCCCGCCCCGTCCGACCACACCGCGCACGGGCACGCCTTCCAGGTCGCCGAGGACGGGTTCTGGCAGGTGCACCCCGGGGCGCCCGACGTCCTGGTCACCGCGGTCCTCGACGCGCTCGAGCCGCAGCCGGGGGAGCGCTGCCTGGACCTGTACGCCGGCGTCGGGCTCTTCGCCCGCTTCCTCGCCGAGGCCGTCGGTACGACGGGCCGGGTGGTCGCCGTCGAGGGCGACGCGCGGGCCTCCGCGCTCTCGACGCGCAACGTCCCCACCGCCGTGGTGCGCGCCGGCGACGTCGGCGAGGTCCTGGCGGCGTCGTACGACGAGCCGTTCGACCTGGTCGTGCTGGACCCGCCGCGAGAAGGTGCGCGCCGACCGGTCGTCGAGCAGGTGGTCGCCCGTCGGCCCCGGGCCGTGGCCTACGTCGCCTGCGACCCGGCCGCGATGGCGCGCGACGTGGCGATCTTCGCCGAGCACGGCTACCGGCTGGCCTCGCTGCGCGCCT